CACACGCTCAAGTGCCATAACAGCTACTGCTCCAGCTTCCTCTGCAATTTTAGCTTGCTCAGCGTTAATAACATCCATAATAACGCCGCCTTTTTGCATTTCTGCCATACCTCTTTTAACACGATCTGTTCCACGGTTGTTCATGTTGATATTCCCTCCTACTAAGAGTCTAGCCAATGTAATAATGTTTAATTTGAATATATACTATTTAGACAATTCAAATTCCTATTTTTCATTCTACATGATTTCTCAACAAAATCCTATCTAAATTCAGTAGATAGTTTAATCAAAAAAAGAAGAATGCATCTGGTAATTTAAACCATAAGCATTCTTCTTATATCAAAACCAGCCTTTAACCATGTTTGCAGCACTTGTCCACATGTCAGCAAAGAAGTCTCCGATACTTCTGAACATAAGTGAAAACCAATTAGCTTTATCAATATCTTCTTTCATTACAATAGGAACTCCTGACTGATCATCCCCATCAGTTATTAAATATCCAAATTGATCATCCTTGTACTTAACATTAATATATCCAACTTCTTCTCCCTTTTTGATTGGAGCAATAAGTTTTCCATCATTATTTAATTTCTTCTCATTTACTACAACTTCTTTTTCAACAGCTTTTTTAGCATTTTTTCCTTTTTCAACAACTACTTTTAACGGCTCTTTTGTAGTTACTTTAGCTTCTTTTTCATTTCCTTTTGCAACTTTTACCTTTTCTTTCAAAGTATAGCCAGCAGGATGAAGGGTTTTTACTTCAAAGTTATCAAAAGCATAGTCTAAAAGCTTTGCTGTTTCGCTGAACCTCGCTTCATAGGATTCTTGTCCATGATCTTTTGCATCCATTACAACTGTTATATAGCGTGCTCCGTCTTTCTCTGCGGTTCCTGTGAAGCAATAGCCTGCAAAATCTGTACTACCTGTTTTCAGACCATCTACTTCTGCCTTTTCATATTCATAAACAAGTCCTGGAAGCATCCAGTTCCAGCTTTTCATTTGTGTTTCACCATTTTTTCCTTTATGAAATGTTTT
The window above is part of the Priestia filamentosa genome. Proteins encoded here:
- a CDS encoding serine hydrolase; its protein translation is MKLTQRLFVGIVASLLVLQLWIVAPIAHAQEVDKPNLESGAAILVEAQTGKVLYEKDADAVRGIASMTKMMTEYLLLENIHEGKLSWDDTYEPSDYAYKISQNLSLSNVPLAKGEKYTLRELFEAMSMYSANGASIAIAEKIAGNETNFVKMMNEKAQELGMKDAKFVNATGLSNSDLQGMHPKGTKASDENLVSARSTAKLASHLITDYPEVLETSKLKEKTFHKGKNGETQMKSWNWMLPGLVYEYEKAEVDGLKTGSTDFAGYCFTGTAEKDGARYITVVMDAKDHGQESYEARFSETAKLLDYAFDNFEVKTLHPAGYTLKEKVKVAKGNEKEAKVTTKEPLKVVVEKGKNAKKAVEKEVVVNEKKLNNDGKLIAPIKKGEEVGYINVKYKDDQFGYLITDGDDQSGVPIVMKEDIDKANWFSLMFRSIGDFFADMWTSAANMVKGWF